Proteins encoded together in one Amblyomma americanum isolate KBUSLIRL-KWMA chromosome 1, ASM5285725v1, whole genome shotgun sequence window:
- the LOC144131172 gene encoding uncharacterized protein LOC144131172 codes for MLGPFTLDNLRYVYSIKRRHYHDELKDKTARTKSGELEYTGRWKFFDCLSFLCVHSEPFRAAVASPMLHFEEEQLIELEEESDGTLLDDGDTSVVEAEESSILPDSILPTADALRVAAKDEPPATPSTSLEYALSTFPPPLKNARASSSAVAAPASSLAVQLLIQTPSDSCSSSVVPRVENVQSLSSPVVGYYDECDQFGNIVANYM; via the exons ATGCTAGGACCGTTCACTCTCG ATAACCTGCGGTACGTGTACAGCATCAAGCGGCGCCACTACCACGATGAACTGAAGGACAAGACTGCGCGCACAAAGTCCGGAGAACTGGAATACACGGGCCGGTGGAAGTTCTTCGACTGTCTCAGTTTCCTGTGCGTTCACTCGGAGCCTTTCCGTGCCGCCGTCGCCAGCCCTATGCTGCACTTCGAAGAAGAGCAGCTG ATCGAGCTAGAAGAAGAGAGTGACGGGACACTTTTGGACGACGGTGACACCAGCGTCGTGGAGGCGGAGGAGTCTAGTATATTGCCGGACAGCATCTTGCCTACTGCCGACGCGTTGCGGGTGGCGGCCAAGGACGAGCCTCCAGCCACACCCAGCACGAGCCTGGAGTACGCCCTCTCCACCTTTCCACCGCCTCTCAAGAATGCGCGCGCTTCCTCATCCGCCGTCGCCGCGCCGGCCTCCAGCTTGGCTGTTCAGCTGCTGATTCAGACGCCCTCGGATTCGTGCAGCAGCAGTGTCGTGCCGCGCGTGGAGAACGTGCAGTCGCTGAGCTCCCCTGTTGTCGGCTACTACGACGAGTGCGACCAGTTCGGCAACATAGTCGCGAACTACATGTGA